The following nucleotide sequence is from Myxosarcina sp. GI1.
TTTACTTCTAAATGACAACCCAAAATTGCCTGCAAATAACTTACTTCGATTTCCGAGCGAATATTAATTCCTTCCCTAACAAATTCGCTGTCGGATTCGATAAATAAATAAACATATAAATCACCAGGAGTACCACTACGATTTCCTGCATCTCCTTCTCCCGAAACTCTCAATCGCGTACCGTTGTCTACTCCTGGTGGAATAGTAATTTTTAGCTTTTTAGTTTTTTGTTGGCGACCAGCACCGTTACAGGTATCGCATTTTTCTTCAATTACCTCTCCCGTACCATTACAGCTAGGACAAACGGAAACTTGAGCAAAGCTACCAAATGGCGTACGAGTAGCTCGGCGCACCTGTCCAGCACCATTACAGGTACTACAGGTATTGACTCCCGTTCCAGGTTTAGCTCCCGTACCGTTGCATACCTGACATGTTTCCAAATGGGGAATGCGAATTTGCTTTTCACCACCAAATACTGCTTCGCGAAATTCTAATCTTAAATCTAATCTAAGATCGTCGCCTCTAGTTGGACCGCTACGCCGACGCGATTGAGTTCCGCCAGTACCTACACCGCCACCAAAACCGCTAAAAATAGTCTCAAAGATATCGGCAAATCCGCCCATGTCACCATACTCAAAGCCAGAAGCTCCTGCCCCAGAGGACACACCAGCTTCTCCAAAGCGATCGTATCGCGCACGGGTTTCTGGTTCGGATAGGACTTCGTAGGCGCGGTTAATTTCTTTGAATTTTTCTTCTGCTCCCGACTCTTTATTGACATCAGGATGATATTTTCGAGCCAGACGACGATAGGCACGCTTTAGCTCTTCTTTGTCTGCATCGCGGGATACGCCCAGGATTTGATAGTAGTCCCCTGCCATAAACTCTGAATATTTTATATAATTTGTTAATGTACCTTGTACTTTAGCAAAATCAGAACCATAATACCTAGTTCGGTTACTACGAAGAATTAGTCTACAGTTTCGTAATCATCAAACACAGTTTCATTACTGTTTGAATTGCCTTCACCACCATTAAACTTGTCATTTTCAGGTACGCTAACTAGTGCTTTGATGTCGTCTTTCTCTAACATATCGATTTCTGCATTAGCATTAAAGATATTATTTTTTGGCTCGAAGTCAGTATTCTGATATAAGTCTGTACCTATTTCTAGTAAAGTTTCGCGGATTTGCTCTAAAATATTTTCAACTTGAGCGATACTGACATTAGGGTTTTGACAGGCAAGTTTAAATTCCGATTTGAGCTTGGCAATTTTAGCTTGAAGATCGTCGCGAACCAGGTTTTGCTGTTCGTTAAAAGTAGATTCGTAATCGTAAATCAAATTGTCAGCCTGATTTTGTAATCGAACGACTTCTAGACGGCGATGGTCTTGTTCTGCATATTTTTCGGCTTCCAAGCGCATTCGCTCTACTTCGTTAGAACTTAAACCACCAGTGTTGCTAATGGTAACACTTTGTTGTTTGCTAGTTCCTTTATCTCGAGCGGAAACCTGTAAAATACCGTTAACATCAATTTCAAAGGCTACTTCGATTTGCGGTATCCCTCTAGGAGCAACTGGAATGCCTGTCAAGAGAAACTTACCCAAACTTTTATTGTCTTTAGCCAAGGCTCTTTCACCTTGTAACACATGAATTTCAACAGTTGTTTGTCCATCAGTTGCCGTAGAAAAGATTTGAGACTTAGTGGTTGGTACGGTGGTGTTGCGTTCGATAATTTTGGTAAATACTTCTCCCAAAGTTTCAATGCCCAGAGATAGGGGAGTAATGTCGAGCAGTAAAACGTCTTCGACTTCTCCCGCTAATACACCTCCTTGAATAGCTGCCCCCAAAGCAACAGCTTCATCTGGGTTAACAGAGCGATCTAACTGTACCGATTTAAAAATAGCTTGAATTGCCTGTTGAACTGCGGGAATACGAGTAGAACCTCCTACCAAAATAATACGGTCTATATCGCTAGGTTTTGTTTCTGCATCTTTAAGTGCTAATTTAACTGGTTCTAAGGTTTTTTGTACTAAAGGCTTTGATAGTTCTTCAAATTTTGCTCGACTCAGCTCCATTTCCAAATGCTTGGGACCAGTTTCGTCGGCAGTGATAAAAGGCAGGTTAATTGTAGTAATTTCTGTGACAGACAGTTCTATTTTAGCTTTTTCTGCAGCTTCGCGCATTCTTTGCAAAGCCATTCTGTCACTTCTCAAATCTATTTTTTCTCGAGCGTAAAAGGTTTTAATCAACCAGCGAACAATCACGTTGTCAAAATCATCTCCACCTAAATGATTATTACCAGAGGTGGCTTTGACTTCAAACACACCATTACCAAGCTGAAGAATTGAAACGTCAAAAGTTCCACCACCAAGATCGAAAACAAGAATAAGTTCTTCTCGCTCTGGTTTATCCAAACCATAGGCTAGTGCTGCTGCCGTTGGTTCATTAATGATGCGCAACACTTCTAAACCTGCAATAACACCCGCATCTTTTGTAGCCTGTCTTTGAGCATCTGTAAAATAAGCAGGTACGGTAATAACGGCTTGAGTTACAGGTTCTCCCAGGAAATTCTCGGCATCACTTTTAAGCTTTTGTAGAACCAAAGCCGAAATTTCCTGTGGTGTGTATTGACGATCTTTAATCCGAACATCTACCGTATTGTCTCGACCTGGAACACATGTGTAAGGAATTCTAGAACGTTCTTCTTCAGTGTCTTCCCAACGACGACCGATAAAACGCTTGATACTGTGAATAGTGTTTTGGGCATTGGTTACCGATTGTCTTTTTGCCAATTGTCCGACTAATCTACTGTTGTTTTTTCCAAAAGCAACCATACTGGGAGTTGTGCGGCTGCCTTCAGAATTAGCAATGACAATTGGCTTTCCACCTTCCAACACCGAAACACAGCTATTAGTGGTTCCTAAGTCTATTCCGATAACTTTTGCCATAACTTTTAGGCATTAATGTCGCTCGTGTTTGTTATAAAACATAGAGAGATTAAAACTAACGACAATATCTAGAGAAATATCTCTAGATTGAGTCGTTTCAACTGCTACAATAGTCAACTGCCGCTAGCTATGACAGAATACTAGTTCAAGACTCCGTACTATCTAACTGTTCTATTTCTTCTATGTTTTCCTCTTCCGAGGTTATCACGGGTTCTTTAGGAACAGCAACCTTAACCATGGCATGGCGTAAAATTGTATCGCCCAGAACATATCCCCGCATCAACTGTTCTAATACTGTGCCTTCAGGATATTCATCAGTTGCTTCACGTAACATTGCTTCATGATACTGAGGATCGAATTGTTCGCCTTCGGGACGCATTGCCGAAACGCCCAAGCGTTTCAAACAATCTACCAAAGTTTTATATACACCCTGATAGCTGCTATGAATAGCTTTTTCTCCTTCGTTGCCTGGTTTTAACTGAGTTCTGGCACGTTCAAAATTATCGATCGCAGGTAAAAGTTCGACAATGACATTTTTCTTAATTTGTTGCTCGAAGCTTTCTTTTTCATTATTAGTTCGGCGGCGAAAATTTTCAAAATCAGCGGCTAGTCTAGTAGATTGAGCTTTGAGATTATTTATCTGTTGAAGTTGCCGCTCGAATTGTTCGGTCTTTTCGTCTAAAAGCCGTTTGAGGTTGGCATTTTCTGCCTGAAAAGCAGCGATTATACTTTCGTTTTCTTCTAAAGAATTATTAAGCTCGCTTTCACTGCCTGTGGAGGAATCTACAGATTCATTGCCTTTTTTTTCTGCTTCTGGCGAACTCAATTGTTCCGACACTACATTCATATCGCTCGGAGTTGTTACCGATTGTTCGGTTTCAAATTCACTATGGTCTTGTTCTGTTGGTGAAGTATTGGCAATATTATTAGTTTCTGGTTGTTTCTGCTCTTCAATCATAGGATGTTTGTCTTACGGTACAAAATGTCGAGATATTGCACTAGTACAAAAAACTAGCTCTGTAGTTTTATCGAGATATTAAATAATTTAGTGCTGAGTTGACCTATTAATTAACTTAAGTTTATCGCTTATCAAATGTAACATCTTATGGAATTGAGCGATTATCTACGGTCGGTAATCATCACTTCGCTATATCTTTTTTTTATTTCAATCTCTACTACCAAGATAGATCTTGAGTCTATTGAAAATTTTCGCTCTTGGTTGGGGAATACTAAAAAATGTCAGGAAATATTGTAATTGTTTATGACTTATTCTGCTGCTAGATCTACTAATTCTAAAACCACCAGTTCTAAACGAACGCGGGCGCTTGCCCTGCGTAACTCTTTTTCTCCTTTTGGTAATAAGTTAGTAGAAAGAGGGGTTGTCGATCGCGAGGTAATGCAGAAGGCTTTATTAGAAAGCCGTAAAACCGATCGCTCTTTAGTAGATATTATCGAATCGGCTACGGGCAAGCAGCTACCGCCAGATTTAGTAGTTCAGCATAAGAAACATCATTTGTTCGAGCTAAAAGTTCTTTATGGTGTAGAATCACTAGATCCAGAAATCGAGTCAGATAACTTCAACGCTCATCAAATGACGGAATTGATTGATTCATTAATTCCGTTAGATTTATGTCGTCGCTATCGTTTTATTCCTCTAGAAAAAAAAGAGGGTGAGCCACCAGTGTTAGTGGTGGCAATGGTCGATCCTGAAAATTTGGAAGCTCAAGACGATCTCAATCGAATTTTACGTCCCAAGGGGATAGAAGTTCAAAGAAGGGTAATCACTCAATCGGACTATCAAAAGCTAATCGATCGCTTTCTTGACGAACAGGTAAAAAAAGAAACCACCAAAAAACAACAGGTTAATGTCGATGTTTCTCTCGATCTAGACAACATGGATTTTAATCTGGAAGAAACTGACGAGGAGGTAGCTGACGACCTGGGTGCAGTCAATGAAGCACAAGCTGCACCAATTATTACTCTGGTGAACAAAATTTTGGCAAAAGCTTTACAGGAAGGAATTTCGGATATCCACATCGAACCGCAAGAAGAGTTTCTCAAAGTCCGTTTTCGTAAAGATGGTGTTTTGCAGCAGCCATTCGACCCCATGCCGAAGAAAATTATCCCTGCGGTAGTGGCTCGGTTTAAAATTATGGCTGACTTGGATATTGCCGAAAAAAGGCTGCCTCAAGATGGTAAGATTCGGCGGATGTTTCAGGGGCGTAAAGTAGACTTTCGGGTCAATACTCTGCCTAGTCGCTACGGAGAAAAAGTCGTACTGCGGATTTTAGATAACTCGGCAACCCAGTTGGGGTTAGATAAATTAATTTCTCACGAACCAACATTAGAGTTAGTGCGAGATATGGCAAGCCGTCCCTTTGGTTTAATTTTAGTGACGGGACCTACTGGGTCTGGTAAATCGACTACGCTTTATTCGGTACTAGCCGAAAGAAACAATCCAGGGATTAATATTAGTACTGCTGAAGACCCCATTGAGTATTCTTTGGACGGTATTACTCAAGTGCAGGTGATTCGCGAAAAAGGGATGAACTTTGCCTCTATTCTCAGAGCTTTCTTGCGGCAAGATCCCGACGTGATTCTGGTAGGTGAAACTAGGGACTCGGAAACGGCTAAAACGGCAATTGAAGCTGCATTGACGGGACACTTGGTTTTAACCACCCTACACACTAACGATGCGGCTGGCGCGATCGCTCGTTTGGATGAAATGGGTGTCGAACCGTTTATGATCTCAGGAGCATTAGTTGGAGTACTAGCTCAAAGATTAATGCGTCGCGTTTGTAGTGAATGTCGTATTGCCTATACTCCTACACACGAAGAACTTTCTAGATTTGGTTTATCTGCTTCTAAAGAAGAAGAAATTACTTTTTACAAAGCCAACACGTTAGAACCAGAACAAATGCAGACTGCCAAATCTAACGGTAGTATCTGCAAAAAATGCAGTGGAGTTGGCTACAAAGGACGAGTTGGTGTTTACGAAGTAATGCGGAACTCAGAACGCCTTCAATCATTGGTTAACGAAGGTGCTAATACCGATCGCATCAAAGAAGCAGCAGTAGAAGAAGGCATGATCACCATCCTGGCGTATAGCCTGGATTTGGTTAAAGAAGGTCATACGACTTTAGAAGAAGTAGAACGGGTGACGTTTACCGACTCTGGTTTAGAAGCCGAACTCAAAGCCAAACGTAAAAGTGGTTTGGTTTGTCGTACCTGTAGCGCAGAATTACAGCCAGAGTGGTTGGATTGTCCTTACTGTATGACACCGCGTTTTAGTGACAACTAGCAGCACGAATTATTTTAGTTTTTAGCAATCTTTTAATGAGGAAAGAATTATGGATTTAATGATCGAAGACTATATGGAACAACTGGTAGAAATGGGTGGCTCTGATATGCACATTCAAGCCAGCGCGCCAATATATTTTCGCATTAGCGGTAAATTAACTCCTGTCGGAGAAGAACTCAATCCGCAAGAATGTCAAAAACTAATTTTTAGTATGCTTAATAACAATCAGAGAAAAGAATTAGAGCAGAACTGGGAATTAGACTGTTCCTACGGTGTTAAGGGTTTAGCGAGGTTTCGGGTCAATGTCTACAAGGAGAGGGGTTGCTATGCAGCTTGTTTGCGGGCTTTATCTTCTAAAATTCCTAATTTCGATCAATTAGGGTTGCCTGATGTAGTGCGTAACATGACTCAAAGACCCAGGGGTTTAGTGTTGGTGACGGGACCTACTGGTTCTGGTAAAACTACTACTCTAGCAGCAATGCTGGATCTGATTAACCGCACGCGAGCCGAGCATATTCTAACTGTAGAAGACCCTATTGAATATGTCTTTCCTAATATTAAGAGTTTGTTTCATCAACGACAAAAAAACGAAGATACCAAAAGTTTTGCCAATGCACTCAAAGCCGCACTGAGGGAAGACCCAGATATTATCCTGGTAGGAGAAATGCGGGATATGGAAACTATTTCTCTGGCAATTTCGGCAGCGGAAACGGGTCACTTAGTTTTTGGGACGTTACATACCAATTCGGCAGCAGGTACGGTAGACAGGATGATCGATGTATTTCCGTCGGGACAGCAAGCTCAGATTAGAGCGATGTTGTCTAATTCTTTAATTGCTGTGTTTAGTCAAAATTTAGTCAAAAAGCACAATCCCAAACCTGGGGAATTTGGTCGGGCGATGGCACAGGAGATTATGGTAGTTACTCCTGCAATTGCCAACTTAATCCGTGAAGGTAAAGCTTCTCAGGTCTATTCGGCAATTCAAACTGGAGCCAAAATGGACATGCAAACGATGGAACAAGCTCTAGCTAACTTAGTTAAATCTGGCACGATTTCTATAGAAGAAGGACTGGCAAAAAGTGCAAAACCAGACGAACTACAGCGTCTAGTTGCAGGCAGTGGTATGGGAATTACAACTAGTACTAAAGCTACTACAGCCAGAAGACGTTAAACTCGATTTTTTTTTCGATACATCTAAAATTAAAAATTTAAATATATTTGTATGCCTATATATGTAGCCAAAGTTAAAGACCATTCGGGAAAAATTCTTTCAGAGAAAGTAGAGGCTGCTTCTCCCGAACAGGCTCGTAGTATTTTGCAGAATCGTTATGTAGCGATTGGTAAAATTGATAAATCTGCTTTTGATTTCGATCTGTCTCAGATCGAGATGGCTTTGGCAAAAGTTACGGTCAAAGATAAAGCAGTATTCTCGCGGCAATTTTCAGTGATGGTGAATGCTGGTGTTGCTATTATTCGAGCTTTGGGAATTCTCTCGGATCAGGCTCCCAACATCAAACTCAAAAAAGCTCTGCTGGCAATTAGTGCTGAAGTACAGCAAGGTACGAGTCTTTCAGACTCCATGAGCAAACATCCACAGTGTTTTGACGATCTCTATGTGTATATGGTTGAGGCTGGAGAAGCTGGTGGGGTACTAGATGAAGTACTAATGCGTCTTTCTAAACTGTTAGAAGACATGGCAAAACTGCAAAACCAAATTAAATCAGCAATGGCTTATCCCGTTACAGTTGGTATTTTTGCCGTTGTCGCTTTTTTAGGAATGACGATCTTTCTAATCCCTGTTTTTGCAGGTATTTTCGAGCAGTTAGGTGCCGAACTGCCAGCTTTAACTAAATTTATGCTTTTTCTTAGTGCTACCTTGCGAAGTTGGAAGGCAATTATCCCCGTAGCAGTATTTATGATAGGAGGATTTTTATTCCGTAACTATTACAAAACTCCTATGGGAAAGTTGCAGATAGATACTTTAGCACTTAAAATGCCTTTATTCGGCGATCTGAATCAAAAAATTGCTGTATCTCGCTTTTGTAGAGTTTTTGGTACGCTTACTCGCTCGGGAGTACCAGTCCTCAACTGTTTTGATATCGTTTGCAACACTATTGGCAATCAGGTAATCGTTAATGCCGTACAGGCAGCCAAGAATGATATTCAGCAGGGGGGGATGATTTCTCTGGCAATTCAAAAAGAAAATGTTTTTCCGCCTTTAGCAATTCAAATGATCAGTATTGGGGAAGAAACTGGAGAACTCGACAGCATGATGGAAAAAGTTGCCGATTTTTATGAAGATGAAGTCGAGCAGGCAGTTAAAGCTTTAACTAGTATGATCGAGCCAATCATGATGGTCGGTATCGCCTTAATGGTAGGTACGATTTTACTTTCGATGTATCTACCTATGTTCTCTATCTTCGACCAGTTAGGTTAATTTCTAAGTTTTTTCCCAATGAGCGTAACAAAATCCGATTACGAAACTTTACTGGCTGAGTATTGTAGCTCTCTAGGAGCGATCGCACTACTCAGACAGTATAGTCCTTATTTTGAAATGCTACCGAGCATTCACCAACCAGAACAAAGTTTAATTACCATTCCTTTACCTATAGTCCGCATTCGTCGCTCGGATTTACAGTTGGATCCATTAAAACCTAAAATTGAAACGCGGGCTACCAGACTGCCATGCGATTTGGGAATTTTGACCTGCGATCCTCAATGGCAAATTAAACTGGATACAGAAATTTTGATTTTTATTCATCGTCCAGAAGAAGATTTTTCCGATTTAATCGATCGCTGGCGACAAACTCAAGTTTATTTAGACCGTGATTATGAATGGCTGATGCCCGCAAATAAACAACATATGTTTAGCGAAGCCGCAGGACAGGTTCGACCTTTATTTGTGATTTTTGAGGCTACTAGCGATCGCATAAAACAAGGATTGTCTGGTGCTGGTTTCCCTTTTGTGGTTCATTCGCTAGTGACTAATGAAGTCGGCATTTTAACTGATGTTTAAAGCGATCGCCAAAAATAACGTTATAACTGTTATACAGCCAGACTAAAGTAGACGATGAAACTTAGGTTCTTTTTGTAACGATTTAACTATTTGTTTGATTTCTTGAGTACGGTTTTTATTAACTACAAGCGTAACATCGCCGTCGCGTACAATTGCTACATCTGTCAGTCCAATAGTGACAATTAACTCACTATCGTTACTGCTATAAATAATTGTATTTTTGGTGTCTTTGCCAATGTGCGTTGCTAATTCTACATTTTCGCGATCGCCTTTTAACAAACGTTCTACACCATTCCAGTCGCCCAAATCGTCCCAACCGAAGTTAGCTGGTAAAACGTAAGCTAGCTTGGTTTTTTCCATCAAAGCATAGTCGATACTTTCTTTTTTTAATTGTCCATAAGCATCTTTACCTCGTTCGATTAGAGGTTTGATTATTTCGGGAGCATAGGTTTTTAACTCATTTAAGACTACGCCAGCTTTAAAAATAAACATGCCACTGTTCCAACTGTATTCGCCCGTATCGATAAAAGACTTGGCGGTTTGGCGATCGGGTTTTTCAGTAAAGCGGTTTACTTTATACACTGGTAAATTGTTAAAGTTGCTTACTTCCTGTCCCTGTTTGATGTAACCATATCCAGTAGAAGGACGATCTGGCTTAATGCCTAAAGTAACAATCGCTGCTTCATTTTGAGCTTGAGAGATTGCTGCTTCTAATGTTTGTTGGTACGCTTTTTCGTCTCCAATCCAATGATCGGCAGGAAAAAATCCTAAAACTGCGTCTTCTCCTTGTTGCTTAGTAACTTCTAAAGTTGCCCAAGCTACCGCAGGTGCTGTATCTTTACCCTCTGGCTCTACTAAAATATTAGACTCTGGTAAATCTGGTAGTTGCGCTCTTACACCATCTGCAACGACTGCTGAGGTAATAACCCAAAGATTAGACCAGCCACCTGCCAAATCTAACAGACGATTAGCTGTAGCCTGCAATAAACTGCGATCGCTACCATCGAGACATAATAGTTGTTTGGGTTTTTTAAGGCGGCTAACAGGCCAAAAACGTTCTCCTTTGCCACCTGCCAAAATAATCGGTATTAGTTTTGTGTCCATTAGTTTTTCGGTGCAGATCGTAATTATTTTTTTGATTGTTTCGGCTTAATCAATGAGTTTTTAGATAACTAACAAAATCTTGTTAATCATAGTATATGTCTCAGCCATTAATTTGTCGTTCTCTATTAGATATTTTCTACCAGTCATGATGAGAGCTTGAAATAAAAAACGCCCCCCACTTTCGTGGAGAGCATTTTTTTATTTAGTTATTCTAGTTATTCAGTTGTTTGGTGTTTAGCCTTCAATCGCAGGTGCGTTCATTGCTACAGGAGTAGCTTCGGCACTAGCAAGGTCTAAGGGGAAGTTGTGTGCATTACGCTCGTGCATTACCTCAAAACCAAGGTTGGCTCTGTTGAGTACGTCTGCCCAAGTGTTTACAACTCTTCCTTGAGAATCCATTACCGACTGGTTGAAGTTGAAACCGTTCAAGTTGAACGCCATCGTACTGATTCCCATTGCGGTGAACCAAATACCGATTACAGGCCACGCTCCTAAGAAGAAGTGTAAACTGCGGCTATTGTTGAAAGACGCATATTGGAAAATCAAGCGACCAAAATAACCGTGTGCGGCTACGATGTTGTAGGTTTCTTCTTCTTGTCCGAATTTGTAACCGTAGTTCTGTGACTCGGTTTCGGTTGTTTCTCTTACCAAAGAAGAGGTTACCAAACTACCGTGCATGGCAGAGAATAATGCTCCACCGAATACGCCTGCTACACCTAACATGTGGAAGGGGTGCATCAGAATGTTGTGTTCGGCTTGGAACACGAACATGAAGTTAAACGTACCAGAAATACCTAATGGCATTCCGTCAGAAAAGCTTCCTTGTCCTAAAGGATAGATTAGGAATACTGCTGTGGCAGCCGATACTGGTGCTGAATAGGCTACGCAGATCCAGGGTCGCATTCCTAGTCTGTAGGATAGTTCCCACTGACGTCCTAAGTAGGAGAAGACTCCGATTAGGAAGTGGAAGACGATTAGCTGATAAGGACCACCGTTGTACAGCCACTCATCTAATGAGGCTGCTTCCCAGATGGGATAGAAGTGTAGTCCAATTGCGTTTGAGCTTGGTACTACTGCTCCCGATACGATATTGTTACCGTACAGTAATGAACCTGCTACTGGTTCTCTAATGCCGTCGATGTCTACAGGCGGTGCTGCGACGAAGGCGATTAGGAAACAGGTGGTTGCTGCTAGGAGTGTGGGGATCATTAGGACACCGAACCAACCGATATAAATGCGGTTGTTGGTGCTGGTTACCCACTGACAAAAGTTCTCCCAAGCACTGCGATTTTCGCGAGTTCTTAGTGTAGTTGTCATGTGTGTTTATAATTCCTTTGTAATTTATACAATTATCGAAGTGAATAAAATTCTTCGATATCTTAATATTAGTGATTATCTTTAGTTTTGTAAAGTATTTTAACTAAATATTGTCTAATGCAACTTATTAATAAAACTTATCTTTAAAAATATGAATAAGGTCGTTACTTATAGCCCCGCTTATACATTAGTTCCTACATATGAATGTTTTAATCGCTGTAGCTACTGCAATTTCAGAGTAGATATTGGAAAAGATATCTGGTTAACTATTTCAGCAGCAAAAAATAAGCTAAAAAATCTACCATCTACACAAATAGCTGAAATATTGGTTCTTAGTGGCGAAGTTCATCCAGCTTCTTCTCGAAGAGCTTCCTGGTTTGAGAGAATCTATCAGTTATGTGAGTTAGCACTATCAATGGATTTTCTGCCACATACCAATGTCGGTCCATTGAGTTGGCAAGAAATGAAGCAATTGAAACAAGTTAATGTTTCATTGGGTTTGATGTTAGAACAGTTAAACCCTAAATTTCTGACCACCGTACATCGGCAAGCACCAAGTAAAAAACCAGAACTGCGCTTACAGCAGTTAGAATGGGCAGGAAAACTAAAAATTCCTTTCACTACAGGTTTGCTATTGGGAATTGGCGAAACTAAAGCAGACCGCCAAGAAACTTTAGAGGCGATCGCCAATATCCATCGAAAATGGGGCAACATTCAGGAAGTTATTTTGCAACCTCATAGTGTAGGAAGCAGACAACAACTAAATGCTCCCAGTTTTACTCCTCACTTATTGGTGGAAACGATCGCTCAAGCTCGCGCAATTCTACCTGATAGTATAGCCATTCAAATACCACCAAATTTAGTTACGCCTCAATTTTTCTGGGATTGTTTGGCAGCAGGAGCAACAGATTTAGGAGGAATAAGTCCGAAAGATGAAGTTAATCCAGACTATCCCCATCCTACAAAAGATTACCTTGAGAAAATTTTAGAGCCTGCTGGCTGGCAGCTAAAACCTCGTTTGCCAGTGTATCAACAGTATTATTCTTGGCTATCACCTGCTTTACAAAGCGCAGTTAAAGCTAAGGCAAAAGCTCTGAAATGCTTTTAAATTGAAAGTAATTTACAGAGTGAAAATTAAAAAATTATGTTTGAAGTTGCAAAAGAACAAAAACAGTACGAAACTTTTATTCTTAAAGATAAATCGGCAGGCTCGGAAATAGAGGTAGTACCAGAAAGAGGGGGAATTATTTCTCGCTGGCGCGATCGCGATGGAGAAATTTTTTATTTGGATACACAGAGATTTGCCAATCGAGAACAAAGCGTACGTGGTGGCAATCCCATACTGTTTCCAATTTGTGGCAATTTAATAAATGACACTTACACTTACCAGGGACGAGAATACAAACTAAAACAACATGGATTTGCTCGCGATCTACCCTGGCAAGTAACAGCAACTAAAACTAATGATTGTGCAAGTATTACTATCGCTTTGAGTAGTAACGATAAGACTCTCGCTGTTTATCCGTTTGAATTTGAACTAGTTTTTACCTATCAGCTACAGGGTAATAGTTTGACAATACTCCAGCAATATACCAACAAGTCTCAAGAAGTAATGCCGTTTTCGGCTGGTTTTCATCCTTATTTCGCAGTGACGGACAAAGAGCGTTTAGAATTTGATATTCCTAGCGATCGCTACACAGAAAAAGAAAGTCAAGAAACTCATGCTTTTGATGGTAATTTTGATTTTAAACGAGAAGAAATTGATGTGGCATTTACTTCGCTTCATAGACAGTCAGCAACATGGCGCGATCGCTCGACAAATAGACAGATAGTTATTGACTGCGATCGCTTTTACAATACTTTGGTTTTTTGGACTGTAAAAGGCAAAGATTATATTTGCCTCGAACCCTGGAGCGCACCGCGTAACGCTTTAAACACAAAAGATCGGCTAACCTACATCGAACCTGGAAGTACGTTCGAGTCTGTTTTAAAGTTGGTTTGCAGTTCTTTGTAAGATTTTGCTCGATTTTTTTCAAAATCTATGTTAAATTTAATAACCGTGCGAACAAAACGCTATTTGTTCGAGGGTCGCTAGCTCAACGGTAGAGTACTCGGCTTTTAACCGATTGGTTCTGGGTTCGAATCCCAGGCGACCCATAATTGTTGTTTACACAGTATTTTGTCG
It contains:
- the dnaJ gene encoding molecular chaperone DnaJ, with protein sequence MAGDYYQILGVSRDADKEELKRAYRRLARKYHPDVNKESGAEEKFKEINRAYEVLSEPETRARYDRFGEAGVSSGAGASGFEYGDMGGFADIFETIFSGFGGGVGTGGTQSRRRSGPTRGDDLRLDLRLEFREAVFGGEKQIRIPHLETCQVCNGTGAKPGTGVNTCSTCNGAGQVRRATRTPFGSFAQVSVCPSCNGTGEVIEEKCDTCNGAGRQQKTKKLKITIPPGVDNGTRLRVSGEGDAGNRSGTPGDLYVYLFIESDSEFVREGINIRSEIEVSYLQAILGCHLEVNTVDGKEDLAIPAGTQPDTILTLENKGVPKLGNPVSRGDHLITVKVNIPTRVNSKERELLSELAKIKGEKLGKGGKEGFLGGLFH
- the dnaK gene encoding molecular chaperone DnaK produces the protein MAKVIGIDLGTTNSCVSVLEGGKPIVIANSEGSRTTPSMVAFGKNNSRLVGQLAKRQSVTNAQNTIHSIKRFIGRRWEDTEEERSRIPYTCVPGRDNTVDVRIKDRQYTPQEISALVLQKLKSDAENFLGEPVTQAVITVPAYFTDAQRQATKDAGVIAGLEVLRIINEPTAAALAYGLDKPEREELILVFDLGGGTFDVSILQLGNGVFEVKATSGNNHLGGDDFDNVIVRWLIKTFYAREKIDLRSDRMALQRMREAAEKAKIELSVTEITTINLPFITADETGPKHLEMELSRAKFEELSKPLVQKTLEPVKLALKDAETKPSDIDRIILVGGSTRIPAVQQAIQAIFKSVQLDRSVNPDEAVALGAAIQGGVLAGEVEDVLLLDITPLSLGIETLGEVFTKIIERNTTVPTTKSQIFSTATDGQTTVEIHVLQGERALAKDNKSLGKFLLTGIPVAPRGIPQIEVAFEIDVNGILQVSARDKGTSKQQSVTISNTGGLSSNEVERMRLEAEKYAEQDHRRLEVVRLQNQADNLIYDYESTFNEQQNLVRDDLQAKIAKLKSEFKLACQNPNVSIAQVENILEQIRETLLEIGTDLYQNTDFEPKNNIFNANAEIDMLEKDDIKALVSVPENDKFNGGEGNSNSNETVFDDYETVD
- the grpE gene encoding nucleotide exchange factor GrpE; the encoded protein is MIEEQKQPETNNIANTSPTEQDHSEFETEQSVTTPSDMNVVSEQLSSPEAEKKGNESVDSSTGSESELNNSLEENESIIAAFQAENANLKRLLDEKTEQFERQLQQINNLKAQSTRLAADFENFRRRTNNEKESFEQQIKKNVIVELLPAIDNFERARTQLKPGNEGEKAIHSSYQGVYKTLVDCLKRLGVSAMRPEGEQFDPQYHEAMLREATDEYPEGTVLEQLMRGYVLGDTILRHAMVKVAVPKEPVITSEEENIEEIEQLDSTES
- a CDS encoding GspE/PulE family protein, with protein sequence MTYSAARSTNSKTTSSKRTRALALRNSFSPFGNKLVERGVVDREVMQKALLESRKTDRSLVDIIESATGKQLPPDLVVQHKKHHLFELKVLYGVESLDPEIESDNFNAHQMTELIDSLIPLDLCRRYRFIPLEKKEGEPPVLVVAMVDPENLEAQDDLNRILRPKGIEVQRRVITQSDYQKLIDRFLDEQVKKETTKKQQVNVDVSLDLDNMDFNLEETDEEVADDLGAVNEAQAAPIITLVNKILAKALQEGISDIHIEPQEEFLKVRFRKDGVLQQPFDPMPKKIIPAVVARFKIMADLDIAEKRLPQDGKIRRMFQGRKVDFRVNTLPSRYGEKVVLRILDNSATQLGLDKLISHEPTLELVRDMASRPFGLILVTGPTGSGKSTTLYSVLAERNNPGINISTAEDPIEYSLDGITQVQVIREKGMNFASILRAFLRQDPDVILVGETRDSETAKTAIEAALTGHLVLTTLHTNDAAGAIARLDEMGVEPFMISGALVGVLAQRLMRRVCSECRIAYTPTHEELSRFGLSASKEEEITFYKANTLEPEQMQTAKSNGSICKKCSGVGYKGRVGVYEVMRNSERLQSLVNEGANTDRIKEAAVEEGMITILAYSLDLVKEGHTTLEEVERVTFTDSGLEAELKAKRKSGLVCRTCSAELQPEWLDCPYCMTPRFSDN